The DNA region AAGACAATCTGTTAACTCAAAATCCAGCAAAGATAAACAGCGATCCTTAAAATTAAAGGCCATGAGtagaaatttgttttttactAGCCATTCCACTTTAAGGTAACCCAGAAGGCCTACTCACCTCAGCTGTTTTGCAGATGGACAGAAGGTTAGAGCCACACACCTTGCCAGGGAAAGCATTCCATGGAAGAACACCTAAGTAAGACACACAAGTCAACCAAAATGAGCTTCACAGAGTGAAGGAATTACATGGAGACTTTTCTTCAGAGCCCTTCTTCCATATTTAATCATCCTGGCTGAAAATTTGGATTCTATTAACAATCAGAACCTTCTTTTCTAAAGATTTACCAAAAAATAGAAGGTGGTATTGAGCACTTGTGAAATCTCGTGTTTGTTATTGAAATGTACTGCTTCTAGGTTGAGAACAGCAGTCAAATAAAGTAGAGCAGTGTGTACAGCCAAGAAATCTCCCCCCACTTCCAAGAAGTTTCCTTTCAAAAGAAGAAGTCTCTCCAGTTTAAGTGGAGCAGAATTAACAAACTATGATCCACGCATCCCTTTTATTTTCCCCCGCAAATTACCACCCTCCTTACCCTAAGTAACAACCAAATTTATAGTGCTTCCATAAGAGGGTTGAAGAGTCAAGACACCCATGCACTAACTCACCATACATTCTGGCATCAGCACAGAGGCTGCCTATACTGGCAGAGGTCTTGCTGGGGAAGGCAATGGACTGGCAAGTGGTCCAGGTGTTGAAGTAAATGTATACAGGCACAGCAGAACAGGCAAACACCAAAAGCCACACAATGGTCAGGGCATAGGTGATGCCCACAAACTAAAACAATTGACATGGAGGGGttagaaatgaacattactagccTGTACACATTGAAACACAACTGAGAGATCCTGGAGTGGCATGTGCCAGAAATGGAACCAGATTCCAGGGCTCTCCACCAAATGAAATTAGTAAGCAGGGCATTTCTGCCAAATGTCATTGGCAGTATCTACTAGAGAACTGGCCCTGAGTGTAACGGAGGGTGGCAGGAATGGGTTGGGGTTGGAGTGAGAAGGATCCCTGGGTTAGAGAGGCTTCAGgagaattgttgggcagataaggtGTGAAGAAATCAAAATTGATCTTGAAAGAAAGTCGTGCCATTTCGTGCCTTAGGCTGAGCTTAGATAATGTTTCCTGTCATGGGGCTTTTGATCTCTAGTCATTGAACAAAGccaataagaaatttaaattttagattaaaagaaaaacttttctaaGCCAATTGTTGGCCACAACAGACAGCCATCAAAGGACCTTTAACTCTAAATACTGAAAACCAGTATGTGCCTCAGCATAAGCATGGATAACCCTCAATCAAATATGAAGTATTAAACATCCAGATTTACCTTAGTTCCCTCTGGGACCTCCAAAGTGTAGGATCCCAGAATATTGTGGATTCAGCTTTGGACTCAATTATTTAATTGCCATGATGATCCACCCTCTTTCTCAGATAAACTACCTATGTCTCAGTCCCATAGGTAGCATTTTAGACTCTTGGGCAGTCAGATATATTCTTGTGGTGGTCCCTCCCAGGAAGGGAGTAAAGGGATACCAACAGATGGCTTAGAAAAAGTCCATACAAAGCATCCCACAAAACTCATGCTTTTCATTTTGAGATGAAAATTTCTAGGAAACTTTTCAAAGATAAGGCTAAGCCGGCTGGGCACCACGTTCTTCCTGACCTCGTTCGGCTGTAGCCATCACTTCCTCACTAAAAGGCCAGGCACCTGGAAAGGACCCAGCCTTAGGTGAGGGTGAGGCCACAGACTCACGCCCAATTGTCCCCCACCCCTTGTTATTGCCACAAAATCCTGAGGATGATCACCTTGTCGGGATGTCCTAGCCATTTTCCCAAACAATGACACACCCGCTCCAAAGAATGAGCTTGATGTTGGCCTCTGGAACCCCTCCCCTTCTGGCCCCCTGTTACCGTTGCGCTCAGGCCCTTGCCGCAGATGGTGGTCTTGTAGTCGCCAAAGATCTGCCTGACTGCACCGGTGGTGTAGAAGCCCTCAGCCAGCAGGAGGGCCccataaaggaagaagaaagaggcagTTCCATAGATGACATACTGGAAGGCATGGATCCTGCATTACAGACAAATGAGACCACAGAAGCTTATTAATTGAGGAATCAGTTCCCTTCTTGCATAAGTGAGGTGAACACTTGAGTGGGCACCTGAACAAAGCTAGGGAATGTTTAGAAGGATCGCTAGGCTCCACCTCTGTGCTTCCATCTTATCTGAATTGAAGTAAAGGAAGACAGGGAGTATGTGGCCAGAAGCACATTCTGCCCCACCCAAACTTTGCCTACCCTTTGACCTGAACAACCATATTCTCTTCTGCCTGACCTTTCAGAGATACTCCGTcagaagagagaggagtgaggagcTGGACAAGAAGAAGGATAAAGGAACAGTAGTCTAACTAGCTCTAAATATAGGAGAAGTTAGTACAGAGGTACAGAGCTTGAGCAGACTTGAGTGGCATTTCAAACCAAGAGCAGTGGCCCTACTCTATTCAATCATTATGCCTCCCCTGAGTTCTCTATATCTACTACTTCAGAGGCTCCAACTCAGTGAATGTTAACCCAACTGAACAAAAATTAGAATGCATGGGAGAAAACAAGGGTTGGGGAAGTGGGTTGGGAAGCAGGCTTTGTACTTTCCCCTTATTTAGGGATTCAGATGTGGCATAGGTGGAATCTGCTCAAAGCAAAGACTCAGGAATCTTTTATGGTGCTATACCAATCCCTTACTTGTCATTAAGGTATTTATGAGTTCCGTATCTCcaagatggaaagaaggaaaagagaggggtTTGTGTGGGATGACAAGGACTTACACATTGATGAGATACTCATAGTCCTGGTAGTTTTTGGAGAAATAAGTCTCAATTAGTTTTTCTGTACCAGTGAGGGCTTCATGTCCACAACCACAGAACAGTGCCACTCCAAAGAAACACAATCCAGTGGCCACCAAGGAGGCAAAGGGGGCCCCTACAAGACATCTTGCACAGCACTCTAACAAAcctggggaagaaggaagggaaacaaTCAGGGGTGTACAACAGAAAAGTCATGCTACTCATACCTCTTGGCCAGTCCAATCAGGCCCCAGGCTCGTATGAATGGATGAAGTGTCACCCCAGAGTCCAACGCAGGAAAGTCTAAAGCTTTAGGCTTCTGAAATGTGAGATAGACTCCCAAACcagatattttttccattcttgaaAATAAATCCTTACCTTTAATTCCCAAAATTTATAGCGTTTTTTAAACAACCAATAATTCAAGTAGCAAGCCAGAGAGATTATGCAATCATTTTCTCCTGTCTTATCattctgatttatttgttttagtcaTTCATCGACTCTTATGCAGTACTTACTATGTGCTTAATATTGTGTTAAGTGTTACATGAGATGTGAAGACATAAAATATTCAGCCACATGAGAATCTTGTTTACTGAGGAAGAATAAGTTAGGTATATCTAATATTTTCAACTAACAATTCCACACAAAGAAGTGGTCACAAATGTTTAATGTACTTAGAGTTCCAAGAAGAAACAAATGCAGTGCAGATATATCAGTCATATCAGACAAGATTTGGGCCTTGAAGAGCATTCCACTTTGGGGAGCTTGGAAATTGCATGCTCTTGAATATTCCTGAATATTGTGTGAATGTGCTGCATGGAATGTTTGATTATTCTTAGTCTAGATATGTAGAGAGCAGTctaaaggaataaaaggaaatgacAGATGATATGAGATGGTAATAGGAggattactattattattcccagtaATAAAAATGCCTAATGATGTTTAGTATTTTCAATGGCTGATTTGTCCCCACCCTCAGTCTTACACTACACTTCTGTCAAAACAGCTACAGAAACTTTGTATAAGTCAGCAAAGCATGAAACGCCTTTCTGGAGTGACAAAAACACACCACAGCCTGGGAGCACAGGTGTCTTAAAGTGCTAACAGTCCCTGAGATCCGCATACCTGCTGGGAAACAAGAAAGATGCACAAGAAGTCACAGGCTCTGAGAGCAGCTGTGCCCCAAATACTAGGACTACACTCTAAGGTGCACATGGAATAAAACTCAACAGATTTCAAGTAGATAGAGAAAGGATGGCTCCCTCTGAccatcttttatatatttctttatataattatatatataaattttatatatatacacatatacaactATACACAttgattttaaatatctattcatATGTAATATATAGATATGATATATGAATTGTTCTGTATCTTTTACATTACTATAGGCATGTATGAATTATCGATATACACACAAATAATCAGCAAGTGTGTTGAAAAACTGATATTTTTGAAGATCATGTTGAGACttcctataaaaagaaaatacattgtatatattatttttagttttggatTTTTATACAAAGCTCACTTGTCTATCCCAGGGTACCAGGGACTGGGGGAGTCCTTTGCCTAACTCTTTTAATAgtagtattgtttctttttagtcCTGAGTGCTTGACCATCTGGTGATTTGCATGGCTCAATTTCATCAATGTGAGCAGATTCTGAAAGACAAAATCATTTCTATCATGGGAAAGTTGAGGTAGAGGCATTTGTCTCTTTCCCAGAGCCACAGAATGAATGAGTTCTATACCCACCATACCTTAAAATGACAACTTTTCCTTGGTCCTCAAAGAACTTCTTCCTCAATGATTCTTATATATCACGACAGAGATTAGGCTTGGAAGTCCAAGCCAAGCAAAGTAAGTAGTTTACATTTGTAGCTAAaccaaatttcttttcttttccaagaattGAAGCACTGCTTTCAGAAAACATGGCCTCTATTGGAAGCAATTTGTGGCTGTGCTGCCATAAGTGAAGGCAGAGTTTACTCAGCATGAACTTGGCAATAGTGCTTGGTAATGGTGTCTCATTAGAGCTGGcccatggggtgtgtgtgtgtgcatgtgtgtgtgtgtgtgtgtgtgtgtgttcatgggtGTAAACACACGCATGTATATACCAGAGAGAAAAACATAGCATTTGAAATTGATCATTATTCTCAGGAAACATTCCAGAAATTGATCTTCCTGTTTCACAACAGTTTAAGATACTGGATGCATCCTGTAAGTCaagaaaaggagcttggaaataaACAGTGATGctattttccttctctgcttATCCAATTCTTCCCCACCCCAAAACTCTTAGGCTCTTGCAGTAAAGAAGGTCTCTGAAgtttgggggtgggagagggaaaggcCAGTGACCCCACTGTTCCCTCTCTCCCTACCAGAGGGTCAGGGCTTGGACAGAGCCCTCCATAGCTTTCCTAGACAAAGAAGCCTTGTTTTTCCCAGAGATCTCAGGAGCCTCATTGATATTCTGCAGGGGCCCACAGGCCTGGGGATAGGGAGGGGGTCAGACCGAGGGAACAATGACCAAACTGTTTGTTTAGAGTAAGGAGAGCCATCCACCCTGGCAAGTGACTATCCTGTGCCCACTCACTCACCCTAGCTTTTTCTTCCTAGGAAAGGCTAAATGGTGGCACAGGTGTGATCAGGAATGGAGGAATTTGAACTCTTGTCAGCCAGAGAATTCCATTCTTAAGTTTCAGATGATGCCCCTTGAGGGTTGTAAAGATGAAGGAAAATCCTCTTTAGTGTATCTAATCCCTTGATCATCATACACATAACCAGGGAGTGTAATCTGTATGGTTCTTACTATGTGATAAAGGGCTAAACCTTGGGAGCAACTCTGAGTCACCAATTGCTATTCTTCCTTTCTACATCCATTTTTACTCCATTTTCTTAGAGCTCAAATAACTTAGCAAGTCCTTTTCTGGTCTACTGCCACTCAAAGCAGGGGGGATGGAGGGTATAGGCTTTAATGAGTCTCTAACATGAAGTCAGAAATAAATAGCTCCAGATAAATCTATCACTGCTGAACTATAAACAGTTCAACAATATCAGCATAAACATCAGAGGTCCATCTCTTCacaattgaaat from Saccopteryx leptura isolate mSacLep1 chromosome X, mSacLep1_pri_phased_curated, whole genome shotgun sequence includes:
- the PLP1 gene encoding myelin proteolipid protein isoform X2 yields the protein MGLLECCARCLVGAPFASLVATGLCFFGVALFCGCGHEALTGTEKLIETYFSKNYQDYEYLINVIHAFQYVIYGTASFFFLYGALLLAEGFYTTGAVRQIFGDYKTTICGKGLSATFVGITYALTIVWLLVFACSAVPVYIYFNTWTTCQSIAFPSKTSASIGSLCADARMYGVLPWNAFPGKVCGSNLLSICKTAEFQMTFHLFIAAFVGAAATLVSLLTFMIAATYNFAVLKLMGRGTKF
- the PLP1 gene encoding myelin proteolipid protein isoform X1, which translates into the protein MGLLECCARCLVGAPFASLVATGLCFFGVALFCGCGHEALTGTEKLIETYFSKNYQDYEYLINVIHAFQYVIYGTASFFFLYGALLLAEGFYTTGAVRQIFGDYKTTICGKGLSATVTGGQKGRGSRGQHQAHSLERVCHCLGKWLGHPDKFVGITYALTIVWLLVFACSAVPVYIYFNTWTTCQSIAFPSKTSASIGSLCADARMYGVLPWNAFPGKVCGSNLLSICKTAEFQMTFHLFIAAFVGAAATLVSLLTFMIAATYNFAVLKLMGRGTKF